The proteins below are encoded in one region of Acetobacteroides hydrogenigenes:
- a CDS encoding efflux RND transporter permease subunit, which translates to MKVVKYFLQNKVFTHLLLVLVLFGGVFAYTKMGKLEDAPFTIKQALVVTSYPGASPMEVQKQVTDVLAESIQSLDDLYYLKTENREGLSKITVYVKKEIRADKMQQLWDKLRRKVSDVQAKLPKGAGPSLVKDDFGDVLGVFYGLSGEGYSYRELEDHAKNIKNNILKVKDVGKVEIFGAQTPTIDVLVSPAAMTQRGITANDIAAAFDKQNRVVDGGAIETEENRIRIDVTGSFSTIEEIENLTVVSKNGESYRLKDVAQVSESYLKPARSIMRINGADALGIAVATTPNGNVVNMSKGVKECMDSFSSKLPDGLSISCIYDQGYESEVANDGFIINLIVSVLTVVALLLFFIGLKNGLLVGSGLVFSIFATLIYMQATGIALQRMSLAAIIIAMGMLVDNAIVVTDLTLVNMQRGMRKRVAILRAVSTTALPLLAATAIAILTFMPVYLSPHVSGELLSSLFIVIAVSLSFSWIFAMMQTPFYMEQYVARPRREDLKAELNQGKLYDWFRGTLDRVIRRKYAVVTSLVVLLALSVYGFRFIPKVFMPQLNKQYFTLDMWMPEGTRIERTDKEVDEVVRYLQELDQVEMVSSYVGQTPPRYYLANSSFGPQPNYANCLIKTSTPEKARELQKVLYESLPHKFPELFVRANRFELNFIPEALIEARFCGNDPKVLDSLTNVALTIMRNNPKVTNARNEWGNMTMIARPEFDPIRAGLLGISKSNLVEATKSVNDGLPVGIYRDEEKKVPVLLKTNQDKQMGSTQLADFAIWNGKGSAPLSQATKSIRMEWEYPLVKTYNRELTMAAMCDVKPDYTMKEVHAEIRAAIENIKLPQGYSFFWDSQYKDQNEAMAALTKYFPLAFLLLVIILVALFRNIKQPLIILLILPLSIIGIVFGMLLTGFDFGFFCIAGWLGLLGMIIKNVIVLIDEVNIQHREGESLRKAVIESTVSRARPVIMAAGTTILGMVPLLFDVVFNGMATTIVFGLTFATLLTLFVTPALIAIFYKLK; encoded by the coding sequence GTGCTGGCAGAATCTATCCAATCGCTCGACGACCTGTACTATCTAAAGACCGAAAACCGCGAGGGGCTCTCTAAAATTACCGTTTACGTAAAGAAGGAGATTAGGGCCGATAAGATGCAGCAGCTTTGGGATAAGCTGCGCCGTAAGGTAAGCGACGTGCAGGCCAAGCTACCCAAGGGGGCTGGACCATCGCTGGTAAAAGACGATTTTGGCGATGTGCTGGGCGTGTTCTACGGGCTTAGCGGCGAGGGTTACAGCTATCGCGAGCTGGAGGATCATGCAAAAAACATCAAGAACAATATCTTAAAAGTAAAGGACGTAGGGAAGGTGGAGATTTTTGGAGCGCAAACTCCAACCATCGATGTGCTGGTTTCGCCCGCCGCTATGACGCAGCGAGGCATAACCGCCAACGATATTGCTGCTGCCTTCGATAAGCAGAATAGGGTGGTAGATGGCGGTGCTATAGAAACCGAAGAGAATAGAATTCGCATAGATGTTACGGGCAGTTTCTCGACCATCGAGGAGATCGAAAACCTGACCGTTGTATCGAAGAACGGTGAAAGCTACCGATTAAAGGATGTTGCACAGGTAAGCGAAAGCTACCTTAAGCCTGCCCGTAGCATTATGCGCATTAATGGAGCCGATGCCTTGGGTATTGCGGTTGCCACTACACCAAACGGTAATGTGGTAAACATGTCGAAGGGCGTAAAGGAGTGCATGGATTCATTTTCTTCAAAGCTGCCCGATGGGCTTTCGATCTCCTGCATATACGATCAGGGATATGAGTCGGAGGTTGCCAACGATGGCTTCATCATAAACCTCATTGTATCCGTTCTTACGGTTGTTGCTCTTCTGCTCTTTTTTATAGGACTAAAGAATGGGCTACTGGTAGGAAGCGGGCTCGTCTTTTCGATATTCGCTACGCTAATTTACATGCAGGCAACGGGGATTGCCCTACAGCGTATGTCGTTGGCGGCAATCATTATTGCCATGGGGATGCTGGTTGACAACGCTATTGTGGTAACCGACCTAACGCTGGTGAATATGCAACGCGGTATGCGCAAGCGTGTGGCCATTCTTCGTGCAGTTTCAACCACAGCGCTGCCTCTGCTAGCTGCTACGGCAATTGCCATCCTTACGTTTATGCCTGTTTACCTTTCGCCACATGTCTCCGGCGAGCTGCTGTCGTCGCTGTTTATTGTGATTGCCGTATCGCTCTCTTTTAGCTGGATATTTGCCATGATGCAAACGCCCTTCTACATGGAGCAGTATGTTGCCCGCCCACGTAGGGAGGACCTAAAGGCGGAGCTGAATCAGGGAAAGCTGTACGATTGGTTTAGAGGTACGCTCGATAGGGTAATTCGACGAAAGTATGCGGTGGTAACCTCGCTGGTAGTTCTTCTTGCGCTATCGGTGTATGGATTTCGTTTTATCCCGAAGGTATTTATGCCGCAGCTTAACAAGCAATACTTTACCCTCGATATGTGGATGCCCGAAGGTACGCGCATCGAACGTACGGATAAGGAGGTGGATGAGGTTGTACGCTACCTACAGGAGTTGGATCAGGTGGAGATGGTTTCGTCGTATGTGGGACAAACGCCGCCACGTTACTACTTGGCAAACTCGAGCTTTGGTCCGCAGCCTAACTATGCCAACTGCCTGATAAAAACATCGACGCCAGAAAAAGCTCGCGAGCTGCAGAAAGTGCTCTATGAGTCGTTACCGCATAAATTCCCCGAGCTATTTGTTAGGGCAAACCGTTTCGAGCTCAACTTTATTCCCGAGGCGCTTATCGAGGCTCGCTTCTGTGGCAACGATCCAAAAGTGCTCGACTCGCTTACTAATGTTGCCCTTACCATAATGCGCAACAATCCGAAGGTAACCAATGCCCGTAACGAATGGGGAAATATGACAATGATTGCCCGACCTGAGTTTGATCCGATCAGGGCTGGATTACTGGGCATATCCAAGAGCAACCTAGTTGAGGCTACCAAATCGGTGAATGATGGGCTTCCTGTAGGTATCTATCGCGACGAAGAGAAGAAGGTTCCTGTTCTGCTAAAGACAAATCAAGATAAGCAGATGGGATCGACTCAGCTGGCCGATTTTGCAATATGGAACGGAAAAGGATCGGCTCCTCTATCTCAGGCTACAAAAAGTATTCGCATGGAGTGGGAGTATCCACTCGTAAAGACCTACAATAGGGAGCTTACGATGGCAGCTATGTGCGATGTAAAGCCAGATTATACCATGAAGGAGGTGCATGCCGAGATCCGCGCAGCAATAGAGAACATTAAATTGCCTCAGGGCTACTCCTTCTTTTGGGATTCGCAGTATAAAGATCAGAACGAAGCAATGGCAGCACTTACTAAGTATTTCCCATTGGCGTTTCTGTTACTGGTAATAATTCTAGTTGCCCTCTTCAGAAATATTAAGCAGCCGCTAATTATTCTGCTCATTCTTCCTCTATCCATCATAGGTATAGTGTTTGGGATGCTGCTTACGGGATTCGACTTTGGCTTCTTTTGTATTGCCGGTTGGTTGGGCCTTCTAGGTATGATTATTAAGAACGTAATTGTGCTTATCGATGAGGTAAACATACAGCACCGCGAGGGGGAGTCGCTGCGTAAGGCCGTGATAGAATCTACCGTATCGAGGGCAAGACCTGTAATAATGGCTGCAGGAACTACCATCTTAGGTATGGTTCCGCTACTCTTTGACGTGGTATTTAATGGGATGGCAACAACCATTGTTTTTGGATTAACCTTTGCCACGCTGCTAACCCTATTTGTTACCCCGGCGCTTATTGCCATTTTCTACAAGCTAAAATAG
- a CDS encoding TolC family protein yields MNKIITVAAALLLSSTALHAQESELLKKYRTMALSYNQDVKAADKGVAYYKEMESSAKADMLPKVAANATASYVGNPMELSITLPSLGAFSFEGKHENYGTSVSMVQPVYTGGRNLEQVKIAQKESALSEDQAALTRSTVTFGTDYRYWNAVAAQEMVAVTQQLEKSMENLVRVVRERVDAGLVNKNDLLMAEVKLNDARFQRKKAQDSFEVSRMALNSQIGVNLKAATAIDTSIPVLRLAGDFATEVEAALNNRAEVRMAQGKIAIQESAGKVKDSYYKPQFYLGAEGSYSSPGYNFKPDMDPNYAVYAKLSIPVFEWGKRKSSRRASSIRVDMAKENLNKVTDNVRLEAQSAYYSYSQAVEQVVLTENSLEKAKDNEQMALDRYKEGNLSILETLDAQLYHQMAQINHIRSRANAQIYYSEFLRALGKY; encoded by the coding sequence ATGAACAAAATAATAACCGTAGCGGCAGCTCTTTTGCTGTCGTCTACCGCCTTGCATGCGCAGGAGAGCGAGCTGCTTAAAAAGTATCGCACGATGGCCTTATCGTACAATCAGGATGTTAAGGCTGCCGATAAAGGTGTTGCCTACTACAAGGAGATGGAAAGTTCGGCTAAGGCAGATATGCTCCCAAAGGTGGCAGCCAATGCTACGGCTAGCTATGTAGGCAACCCAATGGAGCTGTCTATTACGCTACCGTCGCTTGGTGCGTTTTCATTTGAAGGAAAGCATGAAAACTACGGCACATCGGTATCGATGGTTCAACCAGTATATACCGGAGGAAGAAACCTCGAGCAGGTAAAGATTGCCCAAAAGGAAAGTGCACTATCGGAGGATCAGGCGGCGCTAACTCGTTCGACCGTTACCTTCGGAACCGACTACCGCTACTGGAATGCTGTTGCTGCGCAGGAGATGGTGGCAGTTACACAGCAGCTGGAAAAGTCGATGGAGAATCTGGTAAGGGTGGTGCGCGAGCGTGTTGATGCAGGATTGGTAAACAAGAACGATTTGCTAATGGCAGAGGTTAAGCTTAACGATGCACGCTTTCAGAGAAAGAAGGCGCAGGACAGCTTCGAGGTAAGCCGTATGGCGCTCAACTCGCAAATAGGCGTCAACCTAAAAGCTGCCACCGCAATTGATACTTCGATACCTGTACTCCGTTTAGCAGGGGACTTTGCTACCGAAGTTGAGGCTGCTTTAAACAATCGTGCCGAGGTACGTATGGCGCAGGGTAAGATTGCCATTCAGGAGTCTGCAGGTAAAGTGAAGGATTCGTACTATAAGCCCCAATTTTACCTTGGTGCAGAGGGGAGCTACTCTTCGCCGGGGTACAACTTTAAGCCGGATATGGATCCTAACTATGCGGTGTATGCAAAGCTCAGCATCCCTGTTTTTGAGTGGGGAAAGCGCAAGAGCAGCCGAAGGGCTTCGAGCATTAGGGTAGATATGGCAAAGGAGAACCTCAACAAGGTGACGGATAATGTTCGTTTGGAGGCGCAGAGCGCCTACTATAGCTACAGCCAAGCGGTAGAGCAGGTGGTGCTAACCGAGAATTCGCTTGAGAAGGCGAAGGATAACGAGCAAATGGCCCTAGATCGCTATAAGGAGGGAAACCTTTCTATTCTGGAGACGCTGGATGCTCAGCTGTACCATCAAATGGCGCAGATTAACCATATTCGTTCGCGTGCCAACGCGCAGATATACTATTCCGAGTTTCTTAGAGCATTGGGGAAATATTAA